The Peromyscus leucopus breed LL Stock chromosome 4, UCI_PerLeu_2.1, whole genome shotgun sequence genome segment TTCGAGTTCACAGCTCACTCATGATTCTGGGTTAAAAGCACCTTTCTCCTGAGGGTCAGAGTCGAAGGTTTCGGATGAgctctctctggcttctctgggGTTCCTAGTAGATGAGGCAGAGGTGCAAATGTAAACGTCTGGCAGGTTTCTTTCCTGAGGGGAACCATTTCTCACTGCTGACAGTGGCAGCGGACACTGAAGATGTGGCACTCACTCCAAGGCCTGATGCATGCATGCAGCCTGCAGTGTGTTCACCGGGCCTTTCCCGAGCTCCCTTACTATGAAGTGGCAAGACAGGctgctctttctgctctctcagGGGACCATCCCCCTGGAGAGAGACTTCCTTGGCCCACCAGTGTCGAGGAGGCTGTTGTGAAGTGTGAGAGGTAGTGGGATGAGCACCAGGCATGGGGGCAGTGGACTCTACTGTGGACAGTCTGAGGCACCACACGGCTGTTTACTTTGACCCAGTCATTTAACTTCGGGTCATTTCATCTGCTGATAAACCAAGGGGTTAATTTAAAACATCcttcagggaggcagaggtgagaggatcactgtaagtttgaagccagcctggtccaggaatGCTGCCAGTACCaaaccagtcagggctacacagtgagaccctgtctcaaatcaaaacacaaaaaaagcaagCTCCCCCAAAGAAAATCCAACAAAAACCACCTCTTGGGTCTTTCCCAGCAGAACTGTCTAGGCTCCACGCTCCTACAGAAATATGGCTTCTGAGTCACAAGGAGCTGTCTGTCACAAAGGAGATAGGTTTTTTTTGCCACGCGAGGCCCCTGGCCACCTTTCAGAGCTTATTCGGATTACACACTTCCAGCAACACTGTTTTCACCGAGTTTCCTATCACACAGAAGCAGCAAACGAGAAGAGCCCGGCAGAGAGCTGCACAAGGTCGGCAGGCACTCTTGACAGGGTAGTCGACATTTTCAATTCAATGAACACTTGGTCCAACGCCTGTCCCGTGTTGGGCCCTGTACCCGGGACTGAGGCATAAAAATGAGCAAGGCAGCCCAAAGGGCAAAAGTCTTCCAATGAGACATGGATGAGGAGAGAGGTAGTAAAAAGTACAGAGGGGGGCAGGGTGTCGACGAAAGTaccaaaacaaatgcaaaacgggagtaaaaaaaaggggggacggGGACACGGACAGACAGGCGACATGTCTGCACGCTACAGTTCTGAATAGTCCTTTTCAAACAGGCTGAAAAGGGGCACACGTGGTTTTAAAAAGGCACAGAGAGAATGTCTGTTAGGTTTTAGAAATATCTCCTTCCAAAAAGATAAACACGgtcttttagaaataaaaaaaaaaaaaagtcctggcaCTTAAGGGTAAGCTGGCTGTGTGTTCACCCCGGCAGGCAGACGCGTGTTCAGTGCCCCGCCACGCCGTTGAGCTGAGCAGCCACGTTATTGTGAACTGCTTTAGGACACTGGGCAAAGGCGTGTCCTCTCTTGCCACAGAGGTTGCACACGATGACCTTCCGGCAGTAAGGGCTCAGGTGCCCCTCTTCCCCGCACCTGAAACACCTGTCCTGCGTGCAGGTGCCGCTCATGTGGGTCTGAGACCCACATTTGAAGCACGTCTTGGGCTGCCCCTTGTACCAACTGTAGCCCCTCTCGGCTCCCAAGAAGAAGGCCCCGGGCAGGTGCCTCACTCCGCCCTCCCCCTGGCGCAGCTCGATCTCGCACTTGTACTCCCCGGTCCAGATCCCAAACCTGTCGGTCACTTTCACGGGCACGGCCAGCACGTCGCAGTGGCGCTTGAGCCAGGTCACGATGTCCTCCACATCCACGGTCTCGTTCCGGAAGAGGATGAAGAGGGTCTTCAAGCTGGACCTGCTCCGCCCCAGCACCACGAAGTTCTCCCAGCAGTCCTCCAGCTCCCGCTTTTCCTCGTAGACGCGGAGAAACAGGGCTAGCTTGTCGGCGGATCGGAAGCTCACGTCGAACTCACGGCTGCCGGGGATCTGGATGACCGCGTAGATGTCGTCAGGGTCCATGCCGATGGAGCGCAGGATGAGCGCGCCCACCACGAAATCCCGGGTCGGGCAGGCGCTCTCGTCTCCCTGGAAACAGATGCGCACGAGGAAGCGGCCCTTGCCCGGCCCGGTGGCCGGGGGCTCGTCCTGGAGTGGTCTCTCTGCAGCTGCGTCTTCGGTCGCGCCGAGCTTGGCGGGGGTCGCCATGGCcgctgcctccccctcctccttctcctccgccgccgccgccgccacctcggCCTTCTTCCTTCGACTCGCGTCTCCCGCTCCCTTCCTGCTGCCGGCGTCGGCCGCCTCGCCCGTAGGCTCTCTACGGCGGCCCTTGGGGTCCTCGCGGGCGGCCGGCGGGAAGTCGTCGGGGTTCGGCGCGGCCGGGCCCGCGGGGCTGCCGCGGCCGCCACTCTCCCCGCTGCCCGTTTCGTCGCGCCGCCGCGGCTCGCGGAAGTCGCCCTTCTTCTCCGCCAGGTTCTTCACCACCTGCGCCCAGCCCATCTTCTCGCGGGCGCCCTCGGCTTCCTCGGCGCGGGCCGTGGGCTGCGCGGGGAGCGGGAGCTGCAGCCGGTCCCGCTGTAGACCCTCCTcggcgccgccgctgccgccgccggaGGCCATGTTACctctttcccagcatcctccactCGCTCCCGCGGCCCGGGAGGCCCATGGCGCGCGCGCCTGCCCGGGAGATGGGCCGTGGGCCGCGCGGGGCGTCTCCCCGCCCCGCTCTGAAATCCGACGCCTCAGGCTTCCGCCCTCCTGGAAGCCGTGCGCGCCCGTAGCTCGTGCCGGCCTCGGCCGGCCCTGGCCCCCGGCAGCCTCCGAGGGCCGCGCCCGCCCTGCGCTGGAGGCTGGGCCCGCGCGCGGCCTCGCTCTCGAGGTTTCGGCGTTTGGCGAGCGGGCCTCGGTGGCGTTCCAGGAGCAGGGCTTCCGGTCCGGAGAGCGTGCAGCGTTAGGTCACCAGCATCTCGCTCATCTTCGGAGCGTCTTTGATGTGAAAGACGCCAAAGAAATGGCGGCCCCCGGAGCCCACCACAGTAATTTTTCCACCAGTTTGAGGTTAGGAACACTTTCAAATGTACGGAGGAATTGTAGTATTTTAGGGAAGACTTTACCATTAACTTTTTTTGgcgtttcttttttaaagacccGAGAGAGGACTCAGGCTTACAACTGACTCTAGCTTCTACGGGATCcgcgcacaagcacacacatatatacacgtaattacaaataaaaatatgttggtattgtagcacacgcctttaatcccagcatttagaaggtagagtcaggcaaatctgtgagttccagaccccCAGAGCTACGTTAtactgctcttaaaaaaaaaaaaaaaagaaaaaaaaagtgtgtgtgtgtgtgtaagcatagTTAATTTCTACAACACCAGTATCCATTCGctggtgtttattttattctggTCCATTTACAAGTACTGCAGATTGCTTGTATTTTTCAGAACTTGTATGGGCTAGGCACGAGGGTGCATGCCTGtattaggaggtagaggcaagttcTGCTAGATCTACCCAGTGAGGGCTGGGCCAGATCAGCTAGGgaaacacagcaagaccttgaCACAAAGCAGGAGAATGAGATGCCTTGGCTGGTGGCCAAAGGCcctggctgccatgcctgccctgggttccatccgTGGGACCTAGATGGTGGAAGGAAAACATTGACTCTCCTGAAGTTGCCTCACTTCCACAGGGGTCTTatgacaagcacacacacaaacacacactaaaaacgGAAAGGACACAAGACAGGTCGGTGGGACACTTGCAACACAAGCCTGGCGATCTgaactggatccctggaacctactTGAAGGGTAAGAAATAACTACAACTTGTCTCCTGACCTGGTATGTCACGTGAGtccacacgtgcacatgcacaataataaaaaataaaaaacataacacAAACCCTGCTCATGTGGACAATAAGCATATATTAAACGTTTTTAAGTGCCCCATAGTATAATAAGCACACTCCAGGCTTTATCACACAGAATCATAAACTATAAAACCAATACTGTAACTGTACCAACTTTctagacacagaggcaggagttcaGAAGGCTTGGCAGAGTCAACAGGCAGCCTCGGGtgtagtttattttctttaatgtttgtctgtttgtttttctgagacagggcttctctgtgtaaccctggccatcctggaactcactttgtacaccaggctggcctcaaactcagagatctgcctgctgttgtctcctgagtgctgggattaaaggcgtgcaccaccactgcccagctaaaagttttaaaaattattttatgtgtaggtgcctgagtgtatgtatgtgcattacaTGTATGCAGGTCatgcccctggaactgtagttatatagatggttgtgagccaccatatggatgctgggactcaaacccaagtcctctggaagagcagccagtgctttttttttttaaaaaaaatttattaattatgtatacagtgttctgcctgcatgtatgcctgcaggctagatatcattacagatggttgtgagccaccatgtggttgctgagaattgaactcaggacctttggaagagcaaccagtgctcttaatcgctgagccatctctccaacccaaaacaaagatcatttttatgtgtataagccTTATGGtggcatgaatgtatgtgcaccacattcctggtgtcacagaggccagatgagggcattggatcccctggaactggagttacagatggttgtgagccactgtggtgctgagaatagaacccaGTTCCctgcaagaacaaccagtgctcttaaccactgagtatctctctagctccaggaCTGTATTCCAGGAAGGGTTTTTATAGGTCAAGACACAGCCCATTATAGTGGAGAAGTCAAAGTAGCAGGACCTTGGAGCATctgatcacattgcatccacCTTCAGACAGAAGATGGCGTTCAGGcttatgctcagctcactttctcctttataaCAGTTCAGGacccagccagggaatggtgccactcacattgCGTGGGCCTTCCTCAGTTTACCCAATCAACATAATTCcctacagacatgtccagaggctAGTCTCAGTCATTCTAGAGCTCATTAAATGGACAATTGAAATTAACCACACACCCATTGAAAAACTGGGATCCCCAggtggtgtggtgacacatgatattgatcccagcactcaggaggcagagccaggccgatctctgtgagttagaggccagcctggtctacagattgagttcaaggatagtcagagctacacagagaagccctgtcccaaaaaacaaaaaactaaaacttaagaaaagctgggatcaggtggtaCTTGCTCAGATGGAAGGTACCTACTGCCAAGGGGGAAACTCAGTGTGTTGACTATgcagagcagggggaggaggaggctagTCTCAGAGGGGGTCTCTGTTGGGGGTGGCCTCAGGCTGTAAATATACTGGAAGATGGAGGCCAACAAGAGggcttgcccctcccccaagccttACCAGGGAAGGCTTTGTCAGCATGGGTCTGAGGCATGTCCTTGATATGGCTGTGCTCATGTCAACATATACTCACTTGGGACTTTCTCTGCTCCCCACAACACATAAATGTTCTCAgggttggagtgatggctcagaggttaagaacactggctgttcttccagaggtcctgagttcaattcccagcac includes the following:
- the Zcchc3 gene encoding zinc finger CCHC domain-containing protein 3; its protein translation is MASGGGSGGAEEGLQRDRLQLPLPAQPTARAEEAEGAREKMGWAQVVKNLAEKKGDFREPRRRDETGSGESGGRGSPAGPAAPNPDDFPPAAREDPKGRRREPTGEAADAGSRKGAGDASRRKKAEVAAAAAEEKEEGEAAAMATPAKLGATEDAAAERPLQDEPPATGPGKGRFLVRICFQGDESACPTRDFVVGALILRSIGMDPDDIYAVIQIPGSREFDVSFRSADKLALFLRVYEEKRELEDCWENFVVLGRSRSSLKTLFILFRNETVDVEDIVTWLKRHCDVLAVPVKVTDRFGIWTGEYKCEIELRQGEGGVRHLPGAFFLGAERGYSWYKGQPKTCFKCGSQTHMSGTCTQDRCFRCGEEGHLSPYCRKVIVCNLCGKRGHAFAQCPKAVHNNVAAQLNGVAGH